Sequence from the Curtobacterium sp. MCLR17_007 genome:
ACGGAACCCAGAGGGCACGGGACGAACTCGCCGCCCTGGTCCGAGACGGAGCAGGGCCGCTGGTGACCGCACCGGAAGCCGTGTCCCCACGCCGGGCGGCGGTGCTCATGCTCTTCGGCGTCCTCGACGACGTCCCGAGCCACCGCCACACGGACCACCACACGGTCGCGCGCGACCTCGACGTGCTGCTGCTCGCCCGCGCGACGACGCTCAGGGCACATCCCGGCCAGGTCGCGTTCCCCGGCGGACGGGTCGACCCGGGCGACGCCGACACCACGGCCGCCGCGCTCCGTGAAGCGCACGAGGAGACCGGGCTCGACCCGGCGGGCGTCGAGGTGCTCGGCGCGATGCCGGCGGTCCCGTTGGCGTTCTCGCGGCACCTCGTCACGCCGGTGCTCGGCTGGTGGCGGCGCCCGAGCCCCGTGCGCGTCGTCGACGAGGCCGAGTCCGCCGCGGTCTTCCGGGCACCCGTCGCCGACCTGCTCGACCCTGCGCACCGCGGCGTCACGGTGCTGCGCCAGGACGGCCGCGAGTGGCGCGGACCCGCCTTCACGGTCGACACCGCCAGCGGGCAGCACGTGGTCTGGGGCTTCACGGCGTCGCTCCTCGACGCCCTGTTCACCCGCCTGGGGTGGGAGGAGCCGTGGGACCGGGAGCACGAGGTCCCGCTGCCGGAGTGAGCCCTCGGGCAGCGGTACGATCGGCGTCAGCGGGAACGGAGTCAGCATGACGAACCTCGATCCCCGACGCGGAGCCGGGCGTCGGACACGACACGACGTCGAGAGCGTGGTCGACGCGCTGACGTCGCGCATGGACGGCAACGCCGCCGCGGTCCGTCGGGCGGTGCTGAGCGTGCTGCACAGCCGCGAGCAGCAGCACCTGGCCGAGATGGAGCTGCGGCGCGGCATCTTCGAGCTCGCCGACCTCGGGGTCGCCCCGCGCGACATCGCCCGGCTCGCCGGCATCTCGCAGCCGGACGTGTCGCGCCGCCTCACCCGACGGGGCCTGACAGCCTCGCGCCCCTCGCCGCGCGAGGTCATCTCCCAGCGCCAGGCCGGCCTGATCGACTCCGACACCATGGTGCGGGAGCTCTCGACGATGGCCATGACGCACCGCATCCCCGCACGCGACTCCGGCTACGACAGCGCGGCCGCGCAGACCGGCACCGCGAAGGAGCTCGCCGCCGCGTTCCAGGACGGGCTGATCAGCGAGGGTGAGTACGAGACCGTCCGCAAGGCCATCGCCGGTCGTCTCGGCCGGGTCCACGGACGGTGAGTGACGAACCGGGCGACCGAGCCCTCCGCGACCGCACGGCAGCCGACCTCGCCGCGTTCCTGCAGTCGGCGTGTCTCGACGACCCCTGGACCGAGGACCCCGCGGGCAGCACCCGCCTGCGCTACGCCCCGGACGGCTTCCTGTACACGGCCGAACGGCTGCGGCTGCACGAGGCGCTGCTCGCCGAGCACACCGCCCGGACACCCACACCGTCGGACGACGGCACGCTCGCCGTCGTCGTCACCGCGGGCCCTCCGGGAGCGGGCAAGACGACAGCCCTGACCCGGATGCCCGAGCTCGACGACTACCGGCACATCGACGCGGACGACTTCAAGGACGCCCTGCTCGAACGGGCCACGGCCGACGGGCTGCTCGACGCCTGGACCGCCCGTGTCCTGGTGGACGGCGCTCCGGTGCGCCCGCGCGAGCTCGCGGCGTTCGTGCACGCCGAGTCCACCGCGGTCGCGGACACCCTGCGACGCCGGTCCCTGCGCGACGGCGAGAACGTCGTCGTGCACGGCACCCTGTCGAGCGTCGACTACCTGGACGACCTGCTGTCCGAGCTCGACGACGCCGGGTACGACCGGCTGCGGATCGTGGACGTCGAGGTGCCGTTCGACGCCGCGCTCGAGCAGGCGACCGCGCGGTGGTGGCAGGTGCGGCAGACCGACGACCCGCTGGGTGGCCGCTTCGTCCCCGCCGCGGCCATCCGTCGGTACTACCCCGGCACCGGACAGTCACTCTGCCGCTCGAACGTGTCCGAGCTCGAGCGGCGGGCCGCCGACCTGGGGTGGGACGTCAGGGTCGAGCGGATCGGCTGACCGCGGCCGTCGGAGCAGCGGCTGCCGCATCGACCACGGGGCCCGCGGCGGTCGTCCGCCGTCGCAGCAGCCCCGACGCCAGCGCGATCCCGACCAGGATCACCACGCCACCCACCGGCTCGTTCCAGCGCACCCGCTCCCCCAGCACCAGGACGCCGAGCACCACCCCGACCACGGGCGTCAGGTAGGTGACGGTGGACGCACGAGCCGCGCCCCAGGCCTGCACGAGCCCCGTGTTCCACATGTAGGCCAGCCCGGTGCCGACGCAACCGAGTCCCAGCATGGCGGCCACGATCCTCCAGTCCAGCTGCATCGGCGCGGTCGCCGTGACGGGCGCGACCATCAGCATCAGCCCGGCGGCCAGCGTCAGCTGGACGGTGGTGAGCGTGACGGCGTCGTGGCCGCTGCCCGCGACGAACCGGCGCATGTAGGCCAGTCCGAACCCGTAGCAGGCGGTCATGCCGAGCAGCGCGACCTGGGCGGGGACCGTGGCCAGCACCGCGGGGTCGCCGATCAGGTCCCACGGCCCGACCAGCACGAGCACCCCGACGATCCCGGTCAGGACACCGACGAGCTGCCGTCCGCGCAACCGCTCCGCCGGCAGCAGCAGCGGCATCGCGAGCAGCACCATGATCGGCGTCGTCGCGTTGTAGATGCTCGCCAGACCACTCGGCACGGTCTGCTCCGCCCATGCGACGAGCGACGACGGCACCGCGTTCAGGAACACCGCGAGGACGAGCAGGTGGCCCCAGAGCGCCTTCGACCGCGGCCACCGACGGCGGGTCGCGAGCAGGATCACGAGCAGCGTCAGCGCCCCGAGCAGCACGCGTCCGAGGGCGACCTGCTGCGGGGACAGTCCCTCGAGACCGACCTTCATGAAGAGGAAGCTCGATCCCCAGGTCAGCGCCACGAGGACGAACAGGATGCCGTTCATGCCGCTAGTGTCGAGCCACCCGGGCTCATGAGGCAAACGCATCGGGTTCATGACCCCATGAGGAGTCCACATGCCGATCACGATCGCCCAGCTCCGCGCCCTCGTCACCACCGTCGACAGCGGCTCGTTCACCGCCGCGGCACGCGCGCTCGGCGTCGGCCAGTCGGCCGTGTCGCACGCCGTCGCCGGGCTGGAGCGCGAGCTCGGCGGACCGGTCCTGCTGCGCGGCACGGCCGCGGTCCCCACCCCGCTCGGGGAGCGGCTGCTCGGTCACGCCCGCAGCGCGATCGCCCCGGTCGACGCCCTGGAGGCCGTGGTGCGGCCCGGCACGGCGCGCGGCACCGTGCGTCTGGCCGCCGTCCCCACGGTCTGCCAGGGGCTGCTGCCGCGGCTCCGCGCACTGTGGGCCGTGACGCTGCCCGACGTCGACGTGCAGGTCTACGAGGGCGACGACGACGAGATGCCCGAGTGGCTCGAGGCCGGCACGGTGGACGCCGCCGTGCTCGTCGACCCGACCGTGATTCCGGACGGCGGCGTCGTCGTCGCGACGGACGAGATGGCCGCCGTGGTGCGCCGCGACCACCCGCTCGCCGACTCGGCTGCCCTGACGCTCGACGACCTGCACGAGGACGGCCTGGTCGCGGGCGGTGGGGGCTGCGAGTACCAGATCCAGCGGATGCACGAGATCGCCGGGCAGCCGTTCCGCTACGCCCACCGCGTGCGCGAGATGAGCACGATGTTCGGGATGATCCAGCGGGGCGAGGGGGTGTCGATCGTGCCGACGCTCGGGCGGGTGATGCTGCCGGACGACCTGGTGATGGTCCCGACGCTCCCCCGGCTCGAGCGCACGCTGGTGTTGAGCGGGCCGTCCTCGCGGCCGTGGTCCCCGCTGACGAGGGCGCTGGTCGCCGCGGTCTGAACGGCGGCGTCGGCTCGCTCCGGGCATCGTCCGGGTTGGATGGGGTGATGCCCGAGACCTACGTCAAGACCTTCACCGACCCGAACGAGGCCGCTGCCGAGGCTGCCGGCCTGGAGTGGCTCGCCGAGGCCGAGGACGCCGGCGGCACCCGCATCGCCCGGGTGCTCGGTCGACCGCGGCCGACGGTCCTCGAGCTCGAGTTCGTCTCCGACACCGCACCGACGGCGGCCCAGGCGGAACGGTTCGGCCGGTCGCTCGCGCACACCCACGCCGCCGGGGCAGCGCACTGGGGCGTGCCGTCGCCCGGGTACCCGGCGAACGGGCCGATGCGGATGGGCCGCTCCCGCACGCCGTTCGTGCCCGCGTCCGAGGCACCCGCGACCTGGGGCGAGTTCTTCGCCGAGTACCGGATCCGGGACTTCGTGCAGCGCATCGTCGACGCCGGCGGGTACGACGGCTCCGAGGCGGCGGTGTTCGAGCGGGTGTGCGACCGACTCGAGGACAGCACCCTCGGCTCCCCGCAGCCCGCGCTCGTCGGGGACGGCCCCGCGCGGCTGCACGGCGACCTCTGGGCCGGGAACGTCCTGTGGCCGCGGGACCACGCCGAGCCGACCGGGGCCGTGCTCATCGACGCGACGCCGCACGGCGGGCACGCCGAGACGGACCTGGCGCTGCTGGCGCTGTTCGGGCTGCCCCGGCTCGAGACCGTGCTGGCGGCGTACGACGCCGAGTCCCGGCTGGCGGCGGGGTGGCAGGAGCGCGTCGAGCTGCACCAGCTGGCGCCGCTGCTGCTGCACGTGGTGCTGTTCGGCGGCTCGTACACCGATGCCGCGCTCCGGGTCGCCCGCCGGTACGCCTGACGGTGGGTTGCGCCTCGGTGCGAGGTTGATCGCCCGGTGCGAGGAAACAACCGCGCACCGTCCGGCCAAGGTCGCACGACACGGGTCGGGCGGCGAACGCGAGCACTCTGGCGCAGCTCCTTAGGCGGGCCACAGGTGGCACATGGGCCCGTTCGGGGAACGCCCCGGAGGCTCACTGCCATGACCACGTACCCGATCCCCGTGACCGACCGTCGCGACCGTGCGCACCCGGGAGCGCCCACGCGTCGCCGAGCCGTCCCCCGGCTCTTCCTCGGCGAGCGCACCGATGCCCGCTGGCTCCGCCCGGCGTTCTGGCTGCTGCTCGTCGTCACCGCCGTCGTGTACTGCTGGGACCTCAGCATGTCCGGGTACGCGAACAGCTTCTACGCCGCCGCCGTGCAGGCCGGCACGAAGTCGTGGGAGGCGTTCTTCTTCGGCTCGCTCGACT
This genomic interval carries:
- a CDS encoding fructosamine kinase family protein, with protein sequence MPETYVKTFTDPNEAAAEAAGLEWLAEAEDAGGTRIARVLGRPRPTVLELEFVSDTAPTAAQAERFGRSLAHTHAAGAAHWGVPSPGYPANGPMRMGRSRTPFVPASEAPATWGEFFAEYRIRDFVQRIVDAGGYDGSEAAVFERVCDRLEDSTLGSPQPALVGDGPARLHGDLWAGNVLWPRDHAEPTGAVLIDATPHGGHAETDLALLALFGLPRLETVLAAYDAESRLAAGWQERVELHQLAPLLLHVVLFGGSYTDAALRVARRYA
- a CDS encoding DMT family transporter, translating into MNGILFVLVALTWGSSFLFMKVGLEGLSPQQVALGRVLLGALTLLVILLATRRRWPRSKALWGHLLVLAVFLNAVPSSLVAWAEQTVPSGLASIYNATTPIMVLLAMPLLLPAERLRGRQLVGVLTGIVGVLVLVGPWDLIGDPAVLATVPAQVALLGMTACYGFGLAYMRRFVAGSGHDAVTLTTVQLTLAAGLMLMVAPVTATAPMQLDWRIVAAMLGLGCVGTGLAYMWNTGLVQAWGAARASTVTYLTPVVGVVLGVLVLGERVRWNEPVGGVVILVGIALASGLLRRRTTAAGPVVDAAAAAPTAAVSRSARP
- a CDS encoding LysR family transcriptional regulator, coding for MPITIAQLRALVTTVDSGSFTAAARALGVGQSAVSHAVAGLERELGGPVLLRGTAAVPTPLGERLLGHARSAIAPVDALEAVVRPGTARGTVRLAAVPTVCQGLLPRLRALWAVTLPDVDVQVYEGDDDEMPEWLEAGTVDAAVLVDPTVIPDGGVVVATDEMAAVVRRDHPLADSAALTLDDLHEDGLVAGGGGCEYQIQRMHEIAGQPFRYAHRVREMSTMFGMIQRGEGVSIVPTLGRVMLPDDLVMVPTLPRLERTLVLSGPSSRPWSPLTRALVAAV
- a CDS encoding CoA pyrophosphatase, encoding MLFGVLDDVPSHRHTDHHTVARDLDVLLLARATTLRAHPGQVAFPGGRVDPGDADTTAAALREAHEETGLDPAGVEVLGAMPAVPLAFSRHLVTPVLGWWRRPSPVRVVDEAESAAVFRAPVADLLDPAHRGVTVLRQDGREWRGPAFTVDTASGQHVVWGFTASLLDALFTRLGWEEPWDREHEVPLPE
- a CDS encoding zeta toxin family protein, encoding MSDEPGDRALRDRTAADLAAFLQSACLDDPWTEDPAGSTRLRYAPDGFLYTAERLRLHEALLAEHTARTPTPSDDGTLAVVVTAGPPGAGKTTALTRMPELDDYRHIDADDFKDALLERATADGLLDAWTARVLVDGAPVRPRELAAFVHAESTAVADTLRRRSLRDGENVVVHGTLSSVDYLDDLLSELDDAGYDRLRIVDVEVPFDAALEQATARWWQVRQTDDPLGGRFVPAAAIRRYYPGTGQSLCRSNVSELERRAADLGWDVRVERIG